The proteins below are encoded in one region of Streptomyces sp. NBC_00490:
- a CDS encoding GNAT family N-acetyltransferase, with protein MTSTFPNISISTERLVLRPLDEDDVSALAEMMNDEQVAAWTHVPQPFTEEGARTWITDHAPTEREAGRGLDLAVTEFLTQRLVGIVQLTKTNWYIRATELSYIIAPWARGEGYASEAALATAQWLFTDQKFERIELRTAADNTASQQVAQKIGCISEGVLRNACIARVRTEDDTWTDVRTDFIVWSLLPEDIEGSGEQLTDSDGFTSYGDWN; from the coding sequence ATGACTAGCACCTTCCCCAACATCTCCATCAGCACGGAGCGGTTGGTGCTGCGTCCCCTCGACGAGGACGATGTGTCGGCGCTGGCCGAGATGATGAACGACGAGCAGGTCGCCGCCTGGACCCACGTCCCCCAGCCCTTCACCGAGGAGGGCGCCCGCACCTGGATCACCGATCACGCGCCCACCGAACGCGAGGCGGGCCGCGGACTCGACCTCGCGGTCACGGAGTTCCTCACCCAGCGCCTGGTCGGCATCGTCCAACTCACCAAGACGAACTGGTACATCCGCGCCACCGAACTGTCGTACATCATCGCCCCCTGGGCCCGCGGCGAGGGCTACGCCTCCGAGGCGGCGCTCGCCACCGCCCAATGGCTGTTCACGGACCAGAAGTTCGAGCGCATAGAGCTGCGCACGGCGGCCGACAACACCGCCTCACAGCAGGTCGCCCAGAAGATCGGCTGCATCAGCGAGGGCGTGCTGCGCAACGCCTGCATCGCGCGAGTGCGGACCGAGGACGACACCTGGACCGATGTCCGCACCGACTTCATCGTCTGGAGCCTGCTGCCGGAGGACATCGAGGGCTCGGGAGAGCAGCTGACCGATTCCGACGGTTTCACCTCGTACGGCGACTGGAACTGA
- a CDS encoding methionine ABC transporter ATP-binding protein — protein sequence MITTSGLTKVYRSRGREVTALDGVDLHVREGEVYGVIGQSGAGKSSLIRCVNLLEKPTAGTVTVAGQDLTALAGRGPRAGRELRRARSRIGMVFQHFNLLSSRTVQDNVELPLEILGTSGKDRSRKALELLDLVGLSDKAKAYPAQLSGGQKQRVGIARALAGDPKVLLSDEATSALDPETTRSILQLLRDLNRQLGLTVLLITHEMDVVKSICDSAALMENGRIVESGTVSELLATPGSELATALFPVGGEATGDDRTVIDVTFHGEAATQPVISQLSRTYNIDISILGAAIDTVGGLQVGRMRIELPGRYEDNVVPIGFLREQGLQIDVVGQEPVSVLVKEGAK from the coding sequence GTGATCACCACCTCGGGCCTGACCAAGGTCTACCGCTCCCGCGGCCGTGAGGTCACCGCCTTGGACGGCGTCGATCTCCACGTCCGCGAAGGCGAGGTCTACGGCGTCATCGGCCAGTCCGGCGCTGGCAAGTCCTCGCTCATCCGCTGCGTCAACCTGCTGGAGAAGCCCACCGCCGGCACGGTCACCGTCGCCGGCCAGGACCTCACCGCCCTCGCGGGCCGCGGTCCGCGGGCCGGCCGCGAACTGCGCCGCGCCCGCAGCCGTATCGGCATGGTCTTCCAGCACTTCAACCTGCTGTCCTCCCGGACCGTCCAGGACAACGTCGAGCTGCCGCTGGAGATCCTCGGCACGTCCGGCAAGGACCGCTCCCGCAAGGCGCTCGAACTCCTCGACCTCGTCGGACTCTCCGACAAGGCCAAGGCCTACCCCGCCCAGCTCTCCGGCGGACAGAAGCAGCGCGTCGGCATCGCCCGAGCCCTGGCCGGCGACCCCAAGGTCCTCCTCTCCGACGAGGCCACCAGCGCCCTCGACCCGGAGACCACCCGCTCGATCCTCCAGCTGCTGCGCGACCTGAACCGGCAGCTGGGCCTGACCGTCCTGCTCATCACCCACGAGATGGACGTGGTGAAGTCGATCTGCGACTCCGCCGCCCTCATGGAGAACGGCCGCATCGTCGAATCCGGCACCGTCAGCGAACTCCTCGCCACCCCCGGCTCCGAACTCGCCACCGCGCTCTTCCCGGTCGGCGGCGAGGCCACCGGCGACGACCGCACCGTCATCGACGTCACCTTCCACGGCGAGGCCGCGACCCAGCCGGTCATCTCCCAGCTCTCGCGCACGTACAACATCGACATCTCGATCCTCGGCGCCGCCATTGACACCGTCGGCGGTCTCCAGGTCGGCCGGATGCGCATCGAACTGCCCGGCCGCTACGAGGACAACGTCGTGCCGATCGGCTTCCTGCGCGAACAGGGCCTTCAGATCGACGTCGTGGGCCAGGAGCCCGTCTCCGTGCTGGTGAAGGAAGGTGCGAAGTGA
- the cobT gene encoding nicotinate-nucleotide--dimethylbenzimidazole phosphoribosyltransferase yields MTDTGQVPGEGLPENAGMVEQPGVPAHGAYTYLSETTAEDEDLLLLPGAQGAWGNEVAPPAPEPVVETVHAPGPHEMSGRDSGAHDLSAVRAPGPAAPSLPIPPITPRRPLHLGPPIPDASASPVRSLADRGPAGAPVRQSGPPTAGPEYLDAPQPLREMSPQGAAPWGAPAPMGTMSPAAETVVPVPEQDTEPAGAAQAAVSRLATEAVEATGVPQPQEDAYAEQDMAGADAVPAAGEAYGEPVVAEHVPEAGGVPGSEGLPVAGVPGADGFPGAEDVTGDSYAPGAETVHGDVNVPGPVAFPEAAAANAPEANGVPVAAHTPDGITSEAAEGPAVVFAPEGGEAPAAGQTDGPEFAGEAGQYAGVAPAPEAVPVPDAVDAVDAAQGVVAEDPAGAGQVPGAVEAPQAAPVPDAVQVADFAQVPAPAAVPDADQTPTSVPLPDLAQTPEAPLAPEPAEPQAVPEPEAPGPEFAQVAEPAVVVAEVAEPAELQAVPVPEAPGPEADQTAVPIPVVAEPAEPEPVPAPEPVPAPEAIVPAPAPEPAEAVAPPAPELPAVQTPAPVPSPEATDGEHLPRPVDPEAVAQPEPLAAAAEQFAQPEDTPTPADVTQEQTEQPAPVDAVTQFADAPGPVPAPEAPQPVTAPEEAPAEDLQAAPAPSLVAEPAGPQVLFVDQHQPIAEASQPVGQFVPVEGSVPTTPHLAPTPPQALVLPPEDHTAVPAPREGDPELVQHADDLDTRGAEQEESTAPVEEVRQSTGPAAPAYDDAEREAVLKVMRERRDIRNGFRSDPIPHEVLLRVLEAAHTAPSVGHSQPWDFVVIRSAETRRTMHELAMRQRDAYAKSLPKGRAKQFKELKIEAILDTPVNIVVTADPTRGGRHTLGRHTQPQMAPYSSALAVENLWLAARAEGLGVGWVSFFDEREMVRSLGLPEHLEVVAYLCVGYVDEFPDEPELLQAGWSKRRPLSWVVHEETYGRRALPGEEPHDLLAETVSQIRPLDAKALGEAWERQKRMTKPPGSLGMLEIISAQLSGLSRQCPPPIPEPAAVAIFAGDHGVHAQGVTPWPQEVTAQMVANFLGGGAVCNAFAAQVGAEVCVVDVGVAADLPATPGLLPRKVRAGTSDMTTGPAMTREEAKQAIEVGIETARDLVAAGNKALLTGEMGIANTTASAALISVFTDTDPAEVTGRGTGINDETLARKTEVVRRALEVHQPDPADPIGVLAAIGGFEHAAMVGLLLGGASLRTPVILDGVSAGAAALVARAIAPEVLAACIAGHRSAEPGHVAALNKLGLRPLVDLDLRLGEGTGALLALPLVQSTARAMHEVATFDSAGVTEK; encoded by the coding sequence ATGACCGACACCGGCCAGGTCCCGGGCGAGGGACTGCCGGAGAACGCAGGCATGGTGGAACAGCCGGGCGTTCCCGCGCACGGTGCGTACACCTACCTCTCCGAGACCACCGCCGAGGACGAAGACCTGTTGCTGCTGCCGGGCGCCCAGGGCGCATGGGGCAACGAGGTCGCCCCACCCGCGCCCGAGCCGGTCGTCGAGACGGTCCACGCTCCGGGCCCGCACGAGATGTCCGGCCGCGACAGCGGCGCGCACGACCTCAGTGCGGTCCGCGCGCCCGGCCCGGCGGCCCCGTCGCTGCCGATCCCGCCGATCACCCCGCGCCGGCCCCTGCACCTCGGCCCGCCCATCCCCGACGCCTCCGCCAGCCCGGTCCGCTCCCTCGCCGACCGCGGCCCCGCGGGTGCGCCGGTCCGCCAGTCGGGCCCGCCCACCGCGGGCCCCGAGTACCTCGATGCCCCGCAGCCGCTGCGTGAGATGTCCCCGCAGGGCGCGGCCCCTTGGGGCGCCCCCGCTCCCATGGGCACCATGAGCCCGGCTGCCGAAACGGTTGTCCCGGTACCGGAACAGGACACCGAACCGGCGGGCGCGGCCCAGGCCGCGGTGTCCCGTCTCGCGACGGAGGCGGTCGAGGCCACCGGCGTACCGCAGCCCCAGGAGGACGCGTACGCCGAGCAGGACATGGCGGGCGCCGACGCGGTGCCGGCCGCCGGGGAGGCGTACGGCGAGCCCGTCGTCGCCGAGCATGTGCCGGAAGCCGGGGGCGTCCCCGGTTCCGAGGGGCTTCCCGTGGCCGGGGTTCCGGGCGCCGACGGGTTCCCGGGTGCTGAGGATGTCACCGGAGATTCTTACGCGCCGGGGGCCGAGACTGTTCACGGCGATGTGAACGTGCCGGGTCCCGTGGCGTTCCCGGAGGCCGCGGCCGCGAACGCGCCCGAGGCGAACGGCGTCCCGGTCGCCGCACACACGCCGGACGGAATCACGTCGGAGGCCGCCGAGGGCCCCGCCGTGGTGTTCGCTCCGGAGGGCGGGGAAGCTCCCGCGGCCGGGCAGACCGATGGTCCCGAGTTCGCCGGTGAGGCCGGACAGTACGCCGGTGTCGCTCCGGCTCCGGAGGCCGTGCCGGTCCCGGATGCCGTGGATGCCGTGGACGCTGCTCAGGGCGTTGTTGCCGAGGACCCGGCCGGTGCCGGACAGGTGCCGGGTGCCGTCGAGGCACCGCAGGCCGCTCCCGTGCCGGACGCCGTGCAGGTGGCGGACTTCGCGCAGGTCCCGGCTCCCGCCGCGGTGCCCGACGCCGATCAGACCCCGACTTCCGTGCCCCTGCCGGACCTTGCGCAGACCCCCGAGGCGCCGCTCGCGCCCGAACCCGCCGAGCCCCAGGCCGTACCGGAACCGGAAGCACCCGGTCCGGAGTTCGCTCAGGTCGCCGAGCCCGCCGTGGTCGTGGCCGAGGTCGCCGAGCCCGCCGAACTGCAGGCCGTGCCGGTCCCGGAGGCCCCCGGCCCCGAGGCCGACCAGACCGCAGTGCCCATCCCTGTCGTCGCCGAGCCCGCCGAACCGGAGCCCGTACCGGCCCCCGAGCCCGTGCCGGCCCCCGAAGCCATCGTTCCGGCGCCCGCTCCCGAGCCCGCCGAAGCCGTGGCCCCGCCGGCCCCCGAACTCCCTGCCGTGCAGACCCCCGCTCCTGTGCCGTCCCCCGAGGCCACCGACGGGGAGCACCTGCCGCGCCCCGTGGACCCGGAGGCCGTCGCACAGCCGGAGCCGCTCGCCGCGGCGGCGGAACAGTTCGCACAGCCGGAGGACACCCCCACCCCCGCGGACGTCACGCAGGAGCAGACCGAGCAGCCCGCCCCCGTCGACGCCGTCACGCAGTTCGCCGACGCCCCCGGCCCCGTGCCGGCCCCGGAGGCACCTCAGCCGGTGACCGCCCCGGAAGAGGCACCCGCCGAAGACCTCCAGGCCGCCCCCGCCCCGTCGCTCGTCGCCGAACCCGCGGGCCCCCAGGTCCTGTTCGTGGACCAGCACCAGCCGATCGCGGAGGCTTCGCAGCCCGTGGGCCAGTTCGTCCCGGTCGAGGGCTCGGTGCCGACGACCCCGCACCTCGCCCCGACCCCGCCCCAGGCCCTCGTCCTCCCGCCGGAGGACCACACCGCCGTCCCCGCTCCCCGTGAGGGCGACCCCGAACTCGTACAGCACGCCGACGACCTGGACACCCGGGGCGCGGAGCAGGAAGAGAGCACGGCCCCCGTGGAAGAAGTACGTCAGTCCACCGGCCCGGCCGCGCCCGCCTACGACGACGCCGAGCGCGAGGCCGTCCTCAAGGTCATGCGCGAGCGCCGTGACATCCGCAACGGCTTCCGCAGCGACCCCATCCCGCACGAGGTCCTGCTCCGCGTCCTGGAAGCGGCCCACACCGCACCGTCCGTGGGCCACTCCCAGCCGTGGGACTTCGTCGTCATCCGCTCGGCCGAGACGCGCCGCACCATGCACGAACTGGCCATGCGCCAGCGCGACGCGTACGCCAAGTCCCTCCCCAAGGGCCGGGCCAAGCAGTTCAAGGAACTGAAGATCGAGGCCATCCTCGACACCCCGGTGAACATCGTCGTCACCGCGGACCCCACGCGCGGCGGGCGTCACACCCTGGGCCGGCACACCCAGCCGCAGATGGCCCCGTACTCCTCCGCTCTCGCCGTGGAGAACCTCTGGCTCGCCGCCCGCGCCGAGGGCCTCGGCGTCGGGTGGGTCAGCTTCTTCGACGAGCGCGAGATGGTCCGTTCGCTCGGCCTGCCCGAGCACCTGGAGGTCGTCGCCTACCTCTGCGTCGGCTATGTCGACGAGTTCCCGGACGAGCCCGAGCTGCTCCAGGCCGGCTGGTCCAAGCGGCGCCCGCTGTCATGGGTCGTCCACGAGGAGACGTACGGCCGTCGCGCGCTGCCCGGCGAGGAGCCGCACGACCTGCTCGCCGAGACCGTCTCCCAGATCCGCCCGCTGGACGCCAAGGCGCTCGGCGAGGCCTGGGAGCGACAGAAGCGCATGACCAAGCCGCCGGGCTCGCTCGGCATGCTGGAGATCATCTCCGCGCAGCTGTCGGGCCTGTCCCGGCAGTGCCCGCCGCCGATCCCGGAGCCCGCAGCGGTCGCGATCTTCGCCGGTGACCACGGCGTCCACGCCCAGGGCGTCACCCCCTGGCCGCAGGAGGTGACGGCCCAGATGGTCGCCAACTTCCTCGGCGGCGGCGCGGTCTGCAACGCCTTCGCCGCCCAGGTCGGCGCCGAGGTGTGCGTGGTGGACGTCGGTGTGGCGGCCGACCTGCCCGCCACCCCCGGCCTGCTGCCCCGCAAGGTCCGCGCGGGCACCTCCGACATGACCACCGGTCCCGCGATGACCCGCGAGGAGGCCAAGCAGGCCATCGAGGTCGGCATCGAGACCGCCCGCGACCTGGTGGCGGCCGGCAACAAGGCGCTGCTCACCGGCGAGATGGGCATCGCGAACACCACCGCGTCCGCCGCGCTGATCTCGGTCTTCACGGACACCGACCCGGCCGAGGTGACCGGCCGCGGCACCGGCATCAACGACGAGACCCTCGCCCGCAAGACCGAGGTCGTCCGCCGCGCCCTCGAGGTCCACCAGCCGGACCCGGCCGACCCCATCGGCGTACTCGCCGCGATCGGCGGCTTCGAGCACGCGGCGATGGTCGGCCTCCTGCTGGGCGGCGCGTCCCTGCGCACCCCGGTGATCCTGGACGGCGTCAGCGCCGGCGCCGCCGCCCTGGTCGCGCGTGCCATCGCCCCCGAGGTCCTCGCGGCCTGCATCGCGGGCCACCGCAGCGCGGAGCCGGGGCACGTGGCCGCCCTGAACAAGCTCGGCCTGCGCCCCCTGGTCGACCTCGACCTCCGCCTGGGCGAGGGCACGGGCGCCCTGCTGGCCCTGCCCCTGGTGCAGAGCACCGCGCGCGCGATGCACGAGGTCGCGACCTTCGACTCGGCGGGGGTCACCGAGAAGTAG
- the cbiE gene encoding precorrin-6y C5,15-methyltransferase (decarboxylating) subunit CbiE, with amino-acid sequence MADRVTVIGWDGSPLTAAARSALGAATLVAGAPHHLALPEVPPAAERVRLGSVDLAARRIAGHRGTAVVFADGDPGFFGVVRTLRAPEFGLEVEVVPAVSSVAAAFARAGMPWDDAQVVVAHRRTLRRAVNVCRAHTKVAVLTSPGAGPAELGLLMEGVHRTFVICEELGTEREQVTILTSDKAADHSWRDPNVVIVIGGPVTAGEGGGWISGREPAAGPRGWALPAEAYDGPLGEGETDLLRAAQLARLGPRVGDLVWDIGCGGGAFAVEAARAGAAVIAVDRDLIACGRTDAAARRFGVQLQIIRGRAPHVLENLPEPDVVRVGGGGAAVVSAVADRRPQGIVAHAMTRDEAELVGRDLTEHGYRVECALIQSVELDTRAWTEKERSVAFLLSGVLPDRAM; translated from the coding sequence ATGGCCGACCGGGTCACGGTGATCGGCTGGGACGGCTCGCCGCTGACCGCCGCGGCACGCTCCGCCCTCGGTGCCGCCACGCTGGTGGCGGGCGCCCCCCACCACCTGGCACTGCCCGAGGTGCCCCCCGCCGCCGAACGCGTCCGACTCGGCAGCGTCGACCTGGCCGCCCGCCGGATCGCGGGCCATCGCGGCACGGCGGTCGTGTTCGCCGACGGGGATCCCGGGTTCTTCGGAGTCGTACGAACCCTGCGCGCACCCGAGTTCGGCCTGGAGGTCGAGGTCGTCCCCGCCGTCTCCTCGGTCGCCGCCGCCTTCGCCCGCGCCGGCATGCCCTGGGACGACGCACAGGTGGTCGTCGCACACCGGCGCACCCTGCGACGCGCGGTGAACGTATGCCGCGCCCACACCAAGGTCGCCGTCCTCACCTCACCCGGCGCGGGGCCCGCCGAACTCGGCCTGCTGATGGAGGGCGTCCACCGCACCTTCGTCATCTGCGAGGAACTCGGCACCGAGCGGGAACAGGTCACGATCCTCACCTCCGACAAGGCCGCCGACCACAGCTGGCGGGACCCGAACGTCGTCATCGTGATCGGCGGCCCGGTGACCGCCGGGGAGGGCGGCGGCTGGATCTCGGGCCGCGAGCCGGCCGCCGGGCCCCGTGGCTGGGCACTGCCCGCCGAGGCGTACGACGGTCCGCTCGGCGAGGGTGAGACGGATCTGCTGCGCGCGGCCCAACTCGCCCGCCTCGGACCCCGGGTCGGCGACCTGGTGTGGGACATCGGCTGCGGCGGCGGCGCCTTCGCGGTCGAGGCCGCCCGGGCCGGCGCCGCCGTCATCGCCGTCGACCGGGACCTCATCGCCTGCGGCCGCACCGACGCCGCCGCCCGCCGCTTCGGCGTCCAGCTCCAGATCATCCGGGGCAGGGCCCCGCACGTGCTGGAGAACCTCCCCGAGCCGGACGTCGTCCGTGTCGGCGGCGGGGGAGCGGCCGTGGTCTCCGCGGTCGCCGACCGCCGCCCGCAGGGCATCGTCGCCCACGCCATGACGCGCGACGAGGCCGAACTCGTCGGCCGGGACCTGACCGAACACGGCTACCGCGTCGAGTGCGCCCTGATCCAGTCCGTCGAACTCGACACACGGGCCTGGACGGAGAAGGAGCGGAGCGTAGCGTTCCTGCTCAGCGGGGTTCTGCCGGACCGCGCGATGTGA
- the cobA gene encoding uroporphyrinogen-III C-methyltransferase, translating into MAENPAYPVGLRLTGRKVVVLGGGQVAQRRLPALIAAGADILLVSPGATPSVEAMADAGEITWAKRPYTEGDLADAWYALIATSDPEANTAASAEAERHRVWCVRSDDADQATAWTPATGHSEGVTVAVLTTNAKGRDPRHTAAIRDAVVEGLRDGTLVAPHHRTRTSGVALVGGGPGDPDLITVRGRRLLAEADVVIADRLGPRDLLAELPPHVEVIDAAKIPYGRFMAQEAINNALIEHAKQGKSVVRLKGGDPYVFGRGMEELHAVAEAGIPCTVVPGISSSISVPGAAGIPVTHRGVAHEFTVVSGHVAPDDERSLVDWPALARLTGTLVILMGVDKIGKIAETLVAHGKPADTPVALVQEGTTAAQRRVDATLATVAETVRTQEVRPPAVIVIGAVVNVGPAATE; encoded by the coding sequence ATGGCCGAAAACCCCGCCTACCCCGTAGGCCTCCGCCTCACCGGCCGCAAGGTCGTCGTCCTCGGCGGCGGCCAGGTCGCCCAGCGCCGCCTCCCGGCACTGATCGCAGCGGGCGCGGACATTCTCCTCGTATCCCCCGGAGCGACCCCCTCGGTCGAGGCGATGGCGGACGCGGGTGAGATCACCTGGGCGAAGCGGCCGTACACCGAAGGCGACCTCGCCGACGCCTGGTACGCCCTCATCGCCACCAGCGACCCCGAGGCCAACACCGCGGCCTCCGCCGAAGCGGAGCGGCACCGCGTCTGGTGCGTCCGCTCGGACGACGCGGACCAGGCGACGGCCTGGACCCCGGCCACCGGCCACAGCGAGGGCGTCACGGTCGCCGTCCTCACCACGAACGCCAAGGGCCGCGACCCCCGCCACACCGCCGCCATCCGCGACGCGGTGGTGGAGGGCCTGCGCGACGGAACCCTGGTGGCGCCCCACCACCGCACCCGCACCTCCGGCGTCGCCCTCGTCGGCGGCGGCCCCGGCGACCCGGACCTCATCACGGTCCGCGGCCGCCGCCTCCTGGCCGAGGCCGACGTCGTCATCGCCGACCGCCTCGGCCCGCGCGACCTCCTCGCCGAACTCCCGCCGCACGTCGAGGTGATCGACGCGGCGAAGATCCCGTACGGCCGTTTCATGGCCCAGGAGGCCATCAACAACGCCCTCATCGAGCACGCCAAGCAGGGCAAGTCCGTCGTACGGCTGAAGGGCGGCGACCCCTACGTCTTCGGCCGCGGCATGGAGGAGCTGCACGCCGTCGCCGAGGCCGGCATCCCCTGCACCGTCGTCCCCGGCATCTCCAGCTCGATCTCGGTCCCGGGCGCGGCCGGCATCCCCGTCACCCACCGCGGTGTCGCACACGAGTTCACGGTGGTCAGCGGCCATGTCGCCCCTGACGACGAGCGCTCCCTGGTCGACTGGCCCGCGCTCGCCAGGCTCACGGGCACGCTGGTGATCCTGATGGGCGTCGACAAGATCGGGAAGATCGCCGAGACCCTCGTCGCCCACGGCAAGCCGGCGGACACTCCGGTGGCCCTGGTCCAGGAGGGCACGACGGCGGCCCAGCGCCGCGTGGACGCCACCCTCGCGACGGTCGCCGAGACGGTGCGTACGCAGGAGGTCAGGCCCCCGGCCGTCATCGTCATCGGCGCGGTCGTGAACGTCGGCCCCGCGGCAACCGAGTAA
- a CDS encoding MetQ/NlpA family ABC transporter substrate-binding protein, whose amino-acid sequence MRKLVIPAAALALALGLTACGSGSDSGGSGGGEDALVVGATAVPAGEVLTYIKDNLAEKAGLNLEIKEFTDYVLPNTALQEGTLDANLYQNQPFLDEFNKSKGTNLVPVVKAYLPPMGVYAKKIGDISELADGATVAVPNETTNEGRALKLLAAEGLITLEDGAGANASPADITANPRHLTFKELEPAQLPRSLDDVDAAVINNNYAQDAGLSPTEDAILLESAKDNPYANLLAVKKGDEDDPRVEKLAKLLVSSDVKKFIEDKYKGSVLPVTSG is encoded by the coding sequence ATGCGCAAGCTCGTCATACCTGCGGCCGCCCTGGCCCTGGCCCTCGGCCTCACCGCCTGCGGCTCGGGCTCCGACTCCGGCGGGAGCGGTGGTGGTGAGGACGCCCTGGTCGTCGGCGCCACCGCCGTCCCGGCCGGTGAGGTCCTGACGTACATCAAGGACAACCTCGCCGAGAAGGCCGGCCTGAACCTGGAGATCAAGGAGTTCACGGACTACGTCCTGCCGAACACCGCACTCCAGGAGGGCACCCTCGACGCGAACCTGTACCAGAACCAGCCGTTCCTGGACGAGTTCAACAAGTCCAAGGGCACGAACCTGGTCCCGGTGGTCAAGGCGTACCTGCCGCCCATGGGCGTGTACGCGAAGAAGATCGGGGACATCTCCGAGCTCGCTGACGGAGCCACGGTCGCCGTGCCCAACGAGACCACCAACGAGGGCCGCGCCCTCAAGCTCCTCGCCGCCGAGGGCCTCATCACCCTCGAGGACGGTGCGGGGGCGAACGCATCCCCCGCGGACATCACGGCAAACCCCAGGCACCTGACGTTCAAGGAACTGGAACCCGCCCAGCTGCCACGCTCGCTCGACGACGTGGACGCGGCGGTCATCAACAACAACTACGCCCAGGACGCGGGTCTCAGCCCCACCGAGGACGCGATCCTCCTGGAGTCGGCGAAGGACAACCCCTACGCCAACCTCCTGGCCGTCAAAAAGGGCGACGAGGACGACCCCCGGGTCGAGAAGCTCGCGAAGCTCCTCGTCTCGTCCGACGTGAAGAAGTTCATCGAGGACAAGTACAAGGGTTCGGTCCTCCCGGTCACTTCCGGCTGA
- a CDS encoding MetQ/NlpA family ABC transporter substrate-binding protein, which produces MRNTVKLTTAVLAAGALTFGLTACGSEDSSSAASSDTSGPLVVAASPVPHAEILNYVKDNLAKKAGLDLEVKEFTDYVTPNTATEDGSVGANYFQNQPYLDDFNKKNGTHIVPVVTVHLEPLGLYSNKVKSADALKSGATIAVPNDNVNEARALKLLDANGIITLKDGVGNDATPADIAKNPKKLEFKELEAAQTPRSLDDVDAAVVNGNYAIEADLSPAKDALVLESAKDNPYGNFLAVKEGDEDDPRVKKLAELLTSAEVKKFIEDKYEGSVIASF; this is translated from the coding sequence GTGCGTAACACCGTAAAGCTCACCACCGCCGTTCTCGCCGCCGGGGCCCTCACCTTCGGGCTCACCGCCTGCGGCTCGGAGGACTCCTCGTCCGCCGCCTCCTCCGACACCAGCGGCCCGCTGGTCGTCGCCGCGAGCCCCGTTCCGCACGCCGAGATCCTGAACTACGTGAAGGACAACCTGGCGAAGAAGGCGGGCCTCGACCTGGAGGTCAAGGAGTTCACGGACTACGTCACGCCGAACACGGCGACCGAAGACGGTTCGGTGGGCGCCAACTACTTCCAGAACCAGCCGTACCTCGACGACTTCAACAAGAAGAACGGCACCCACATCGTGCCCGTCGTGACGGTTCACCTGGAGCCGCTCGGCCTCTACTCGAACAAGGTGAAGAGCGCCGACGCCCTCAAGAGCGGTGCGACGATCGCCGTCCCGAACGACAATGTCAACGAGGCCCGTGCCCTCAAGCTGCTCGACGCCAACGGGATCATCACCCTCAAGGACGGCGTGGGCAACGACGCGACCCCGGCCGACATCGCCAAGAACCCCAAGAAGCTCGAGTTCAAGGAGCTGGAGGCGGCCCAGACCCCGCGCTCCCTGGACGACGTCGACGCCGCGGTCGTCAACGGCAACTACGCCATCGAGGCCGACCTCTCGCCCGCGAAGGACGCCCTCGTCCTGGAGTCCGCCAAGGACAACCCGTACGGCAACTTCCTCGCGGTCAAGGAGGGCGACGAGGACGACCCGCGCGTGAAGAAGCTCGCCGAACTCCTCACCTCCGCCGAGGTCAAGAAGTTCATCGAGGACAAGTACGAGGGCTCCGTCATCGCCTCGTTCTGA
- a CDS encoding methionine ABC transporter permease — protein MTWSEMQPLLEQACWDTLYMVGWSTVIAVVGGLPLGILLVLTDRGGLLQNVVAQKVIGQVVNVARSMPFIILMVALMGFTRSITGTTIGREAAIVPLAIGAIPFFARLVETAVREVDGGLVEAVQSMGGSTWTIVRKVLVPESLPSLIASTTTTIVALIGYSAMAGTVGAGGLGDIAIRYGYQRFETELMWITVAILAVVISLIQFAGDYAARSLHRRGGRGGAAPKLRLLKASTAETNTA, from the coding sequence GTGACCTGGTCCGAGATGCAGCCCCTGCTGGAGCAGGCGTGTTGGGACACCCTCTACATGGTCGGCTGGTCCACCGTCATCGCCGTCGTCGGCGGCCTCCCGCTCGGCATCCTCCTCGTCCTCACCGACCGCGGCGGACTGCTCCAGAACGTCGTCGCGCAGAAGGTCATCGGGCAGGTCGTGAACGTCGCCCGCTCGATGCCGTTCATCATCCTGATGGTCGCGCTGATGGGCTTCACCCGTTCCATCACCGGCACGACCATCGGCCGCGAGGCCGCGATCGTCCCGCTCGCCATCGGCGCCATCCCGTTCTTCGCGCGCCTGGTCGAGACGGCGGTCCGCGAAGTGGACGGCGGACTCGTGGAGGCCGTGCAGTCGATGGGCGGCAGCACCTGGACGATCGTCCGCAAGGTCCTCGTACCGGAGTCGCTGCCCTCGCTGATCGCCAGCACCACCACCACGATCGTCGCCCTCATCGGCTACTCCGCGATGGCCGGCACCGTCGGCGCCGGCGGCCTCGGCGACATCGCCATCCGCTACGGCTACCAGCGCTTCGAGACCGAACTCATGTGGATCACGGTCGCGATCCTCGCGGTCGTCATCTCGCTGATCCAGTTCGCCGGCGACTACGCCGCCCGCTCGCTGCACCGCCGCGGTGGACGTGGCGGTGCGGCGCCGAAGCTACGGCTGCTGAAGGCCTCGACGGCCGAGACCAACACCGCCTGA